The DNA window GTCGATCCAGTTCTCGTCGAAGAAGCGCCTGGCGATCGTCGCCATCTCCGGCGAGAAGCGGCCATAGGCCGAAAGCACGGTGTCGCGCGCCTCGTCCCAGCCGATCTGCCGGGTTGCATCGGTCTTCAGGGGCGCGTTGCGGTCCCAGTAGGCGAGCTTTTCCTTGCCGAGCCACTTGGCCTTCAGGGCGTAATAGCGGTGCGACAGGCGCGGATAGGCCTTGTGGACGGCCTCGACCAGCGCGTCCACCACCTCGCGCTCGACCCGGTTGGACAGGTGCCGCGAGTCGGCGATGTCCTTGAAGCCGTGCCAGCGGTCGGAAATTTCCTTGTCCTTGGCAAGCGTGTTGGTCACCAGCGTGAAGATGCGCAGGTTCTCGCGAAACGTTTTGCCGAGCGCCTCGGCGGCCGTCTTGCGCTTCGTCTCGTCCGGGTTCTGGAGGAGATGCAGCGTCGGCTCGATGGCCAGATCCTCGCCGTCGACCTCGAAACGCAGCGAGGACATCGTCTCGTCGAAGAGACGGTTCCAGGCCCCCGCCCCCGTCACGGACTTTTCGACGAAAAGCTCCTCGACGCGGTCTTCCAGCTGGTAAGGCTTTTCCTTGGCGATGTCGTCGAGCCAGGGCTTGTAGTGGGCGAGCTTGGCATCCTTCGCGACGCCGGCCGCGATGTCCGCGGCATCGATGCGATTGAGTTCGAGCTCGAAGAAGAGAAGCTGGGTGACCGCCGCCGTCGCTTTCTCGCTGGCGTCGCCATAGAACTTCATGCGCTTGGGGTCGGTGGTGTCGCCGGCATAGACGAGGCCGGCATAGGACATCAGCCGGCCGAGAAGCTCCTGGATGGCCTCGTATTCGGCCACCGTCGCGCCGAGCGTACCGGCATCGAGCTCGCTCTTCAGCTTGCCCTTATGCGCCTCCACGAAGGCCTTCGACATCGTTCCGGCCCGCGCCAGATCGTCCTTGAAGCCCCCCGAATCCATGCCCGGATAGAGCGCCGAGAGATCCCATTCCGGCAGATCGCCAAGCGCCTTGCCGGCGGCGGCGGTATCATGATCGTGAACGGCTGTGGAAAACCTTTTGATAAACATCGAAATGATCCCTGGCCTCTGCTTGGCGGCGGCGCGGCAATGCGCGGCCTGCGGCGTTTTCCTGTCCGACACATATTGGCTGTCGGGGGTCCGGATCAACCGATCTTGCAAGGGATTTGCGGCGAATTCTTAAAGACCTGTTTACCGCCGACGGGCAGAATTGGCCCGAATTGAAACAAAACGGCCCGGATTTCCGGCATTTTGCAATCGATGCGTGCATAAACGGAAAAACAGCGCTGACAGCAGTCGGCTCCGGACCGTGGCGATCGGGGACAACCCGGCTTCCTCCTGAAAATTGGCTAGATGGGACGTACTGCGTATGGCGGGCCATATCCTGATTGTTGACGACGATCCGATCCAGCGGCGCCTGCTGGAGGAGGCCCTGCGCCGCTTCGGCTACGAGACGGCGAGCGTCGATGGCGGACCCTCGGCCATCGAATATCTCACAGGCTCGAAGGGCTCCGACGTCGACCTGATGATCCTCGACCTCGTCATGCCCGAACTCGACGGCATGGCGGTGCTGGAACGCCTGCCGACGATCAACTTTTCCCGCCCCGTCATCGTCCAGACCGCCCGCGGCGGCATCGACACGGTCGTCGGCGCGATGCGGGCCGGCGCCTTCGATTTCATCGTCAAGCCGGCCAATCACGAGCGCCTGCAGGTCGCGGTCCAGAACGCGCTGAAGGTGAATGCCCTCGAAGGCGAGATCCAGCGCCTGAAGAAGGCCACGGACGGCACGCTGACCTTCAAGAACCTCGTCACCCGCTCGCCGTCGATGGAGCGCGTCATCCGCCTCGGCGAAAAGGCCGCCGTCTCGATGATCCCGATCCTCATCGAGGGCGAATCCGGTGTCGGCAAGGAGATGATCGCCCGCGCCATCCAGGGCACCTCGGACCGCCGCAAGCGGCCCTTCATCACGGTGAACTGCGGCGCCATTCCGGAAAACCTCGTGGAGAGCACGCTCTTCGGCCATGAGAAGGGCGCCTTCACCGGCGCCGTCGACAAGCATGTCGGCAAGTTCCAGGAGGCCCACACGGGCACGCTGTTCCTCGACGAGGTTGGCGAGCTACCGCTCGACATCCAGGTCAAGCTGTTGCGCGCGATCCAGGAAGGCGAGATCGACCCCGTCGGCGCCCGCCGGCCGAGCAAGGTCGACATCCGGCTGATCTCGGCCACCAACCGCAACATGATCGAGCTGGTCAAGGAAGGCCGCTTCCGCGAGGACCTTTACTACCGCCTCAACGTCTTCCCGATCATGATCCCGCCGCTGCGCGAGCGGCGCGACGACATTCCCGGTCTCACCCGCCATTTCATCGCCCGCTTTGCCGCCGAGGAAGGCAAGAGGCGCGTCAGCGGACTTTCGGCCGACGCGCTCGACCTTCTGATGAGCTACTCCTGGCCCGGCAACATCCGCCAGCTCGAGAACACGATCTTCCGCGCGGTGGTTCTTGCCGACGGCGACACGCTGACCGTCGACGAGTTTCCCCAGATCGCGGCCCAGGTCGGTCATATTTCGGCCATGCGCCGTGTCGAGCATCCCGCTGTCGAACCGATGGCAGGCTTCGCCTCGCCGTCGTCCGCTACACCGAGCCCCGCCCTCGACGGCCAGCTTCCGCTCGACGGCATGATCGGCAAGCCGATCGCGGGCAGCTGGCGCGACCAGCAGCCGCCCGCCGACCGGCACGCCGGCGATGCGATGGAGTCGCCCATGATCGGGCAGGCCATCGCCAATGGTTCCAGCAATGCCGCGCCCTTCGGTTACCTGCGCACGCTCACCGATGACGGCCACATCCGGACCCTCGAAGCGCTGGAGGCGGACATGATTCGCCTCGCCATCGAGCACTACGGAGGTCGCATGGCGGAGGTCGCCCGGCGGCTCGGAATCGGCCGTTCGACCCTTTATCGCAAGCTCCGCGAGTACGGTATCGACGAAACAGACGTCGCAACTGTTGCAGCGGAGTGACGCGCCAAAGTGAATACAGCCCGCGTTCTCAAGTGTTCTTGCCTTTCCAGCCGGCTCCGGTCCAAACAGGGGCACGAGGTTTGATAATGAATCGTCTGATCATTTCCGTTTCTGTTGCCACGATTGCCGCCGTCGCGCTCGCCCAGCCGAGTGCCCATGCCGCGCCCGGTGCCGTCATGTCGCCGGTCGCGCTGCAAACGCCGATCGAGCCGGTCACCGATCCGGTTCCCCAGGACGGCGTCGCCCTTGCGATCGACAATTACCTCACGGATCTGACCGCGGACCCGGCCGGCACGAGCCGCTCGCTCGTCAAGGCGGTGACCGAGTTCTATGCCGCGCGCGCCAATGCGCCCGTGTGGACCGATCAGGGACGCATCACCGACCGGGGCCGTTCCGTGATCGCCACCATCCGGGACGCGAGCGAGGACGGCATCGATCCGCGGCATTTCGATCTGCCGACGATCCCCGAAGACGCCGCGATGCCGACGTCCAACTGGGCGACCGCCGAGATCGACGTCAAGCTGACCGTCGCGGTGCTCGACTATGCCAAGCGGGCCATGTCCGGCAGTGTCGCGCCGTCGCAGATCAGTGACATGATCACGCGCCGCCCGCCGCAGGTCGACCCGCAGGAAGCCCTGACCCGGCTGGCCGATGCGACCGATCCGGGCGCCGTGCTGGAAGCCTTCAATCCGCCTCAGGATGGTTTCCGCCGTCTCAGGGCCAAGCTGGCCGAGGTGCGCCAGCAGGATCGAGAGGCAACGCCGGTCACCGTGATCCCGGTCGGCCGCTCGCTGCATCCGGGCATGCGCGATGCCCGTGTCGCCCTCCTGCGCACCCGCCTCGGCGTGCCGGAGACCCAGGTCGATTCGGACATCTACGACAGCGAACTGGAAGCCGCCGTCCGCGCCTTCCAGCAGAGCAAGGGCCTGACCGCCGATGCCGTCGTCGGCCCGAATACCCTTGCCGTCCTCAACGGCGAGGCGCGCGACAAGGAATCCGAGATCATCGCCAACATGGAAATGTGGCGCTGGATGCCGCGCGACCTTGGCAACGACTACATTTTCGTCAACGTGCCGAATTACGAGGTCTCGATTCGGCGCAACGGCAAGATCGTCCATGAGGCACGCGTCGTCGTCGGCACGGTGAAGAACCAGACGCCGATTTTCTCCGACGAGATGGAATATCTCGTGGTCAATCCCTACTGGAACGTTCCGGTCTCGATTGCCACCAAGGAGATGCTGCACCAGATCCAGAAGAACCCCGCGGCCTATTTCGCCCGTCATGGCTACGAGGCGCTTTACAACGGCCATGTCGTCGACCCCTCGATGATCTGGTGGGACCAGAGCACGCTCTCCAAGGTCCGCATCCGCCAGCCGCCGGGCGAGGCCAATGCGCTCGGCCACATCAAGTTCATGTTCCCGAACGCGCATGCGGTCTACCTGCACGACACCCCGTCGCGCAGCCTGTTCCAGAAGGACTTCCGCGCCTACAGCCACGGCTGCGTGCGCGTGCAGGACCCCTTCGCCTTCGCGCAGGCGATTCTGGAGGATGAGCCGAACGTGACCCTTGCCCAGGTCAAGGGATTGATCGGCAAAGGCGAGCGCAGGGTTGACCTCGATCACCACATTCCCGTGCACATCGCCTATTTCACGGCCTGGGTCGATGACGACGGCGCTCTGCAGATGCGCAACGACATCTACGGGCATACGGCCAGGATGAAGGCCGCGCTGGGGCTCTGACGAGGGTCCCTTTGCCTGCCGGCACCGCCCGGCAGGAGGCGCATCCACAACCCAAGCATGCTGCATGCATCGGTTTTCTGCGGCAGCCGGCAAAAAATGCCGGCTGTGTCCGCTTTACGTATTTGACTCACGGGCTGAAGAGGCTAATGTCCCCGCGCTGGGCCAGTCGTGAGCGCCCGACTGTTGCATAGACGACAACCTGCACGGAAATGTTTTTACGGTAAACCGTGAATTAAGGATTTCGTTCGATTCTCTTATCTGGGGATGGAGCAACTCGGGCACACTCGGTAGGCTAACTTGAAACAGTACTTTTCAATCTGTCGCAGCGTTCTCGGATGGGCAGGAAAGCAGGCCGGCAATGCATCGGCCGCCCACGGTGAAACGCTCCGGTCGTCGAGGGGGCACCAGGCCCTCTCCCGCAAGTGCCTCTCCCTGTCGGTCGCCGCCGTGCTTCTGCTGGGCCTTGCCGGTCTCGCTCCGGCCCGCGCCGCGGACGACAACAAGGTCCTCAGCCTCTACAATACGCACACGCATGAAAGCCTGAGGATCACCTTCAAGCGCAACGGACGCTACATTCCCGCCGCGCTGCAGGAACTCAACCGCTTCCTGCGCGACTGGCGCCGCAATGAATCGCGCAAGATGGACCCCCGCCTCTTCGACACGGTGTGGGAAGTCTACCATCTGTCCGGCTCCACGCAGCCGATCCATGTCGTCTCTGGCTATCGCTCGCTCGCCACCAACGATGCCCTGCGGTCCCGCTCCAAGGCGGTCGCCAAGCACAGTCAGCACACGCTCGGCAAGGCCATGGACTTCTATCTGCCGGACGTCGGCGTCGCGAAGCTGCGCACGATCGCGCTTCGCATGCAGCGCGGCGGCATCGGCTACTATCCGACCTCGAATCATCCCTTCGTCCACGTCGATGTCGGCAGCGTGCGCCACTGGCCGCGCATGACCCGCGCCCAGCTCGCCACGGTCTTCCCGGACGGCAAGACCGTGCACATCCCGAGCGACGGCAAGCCGATGCAGGGCTACGAGTTGGCGCTGGCCGAACTGAAACGCAACGCCCCGTCCAGCGCGCCGCTGGCCAACCAGGCGCAGAAAAAGAAGTCGCGCGGTCTCCTCGCCTTCCTCTTCGACAGCGGCGAGGACGATGCCGAGGAGATCAGTGCAGCATCGGGCGAGAGCGAGAGCGATGCCGCTCCGGCCGCCAAGGCTCCTCCCGGTCGCGACCTGAGGTCTGCCCCCACGCAGCAGAAAATTGCTCCCCCTGCCCCGGTCATTGCCGGCCCGGCGCCGACCCCACCGGCCGCCCCCGTTCTGACCGCAGCCGAAACGCCCAGAACCGGTCCGGTCTTCGTGAACACGCCGCAGATGGCACAGGCATCCATCCCGACGCCCGAGGCCGCGCCTGAAACGCCCGCACCGACCGTTCTCGCCTTTGCCGGCGGCAAGCCGCCGCAGCCGCGCGGCAAGCCACCCGAGCTTCTGGCCCTGATGGCCAGGGCCGAGGAAGCGCCGGCGAGCCCATCGGCCGAGCAAACGGTCGTGGCAGCGCTTGACGTGACGCCCCGGCAGCGCCCCGAACTGGCGCCCGAAGCCCCGGCAACGCCCGAACTCGTCGTCGCCGACGCCTCCGCCGACACGACCCCGGACAGGGAGCAGGTGGTGCTGACCATGCCGTCGACGCCCGATCCGCGCGCCGAGGCGCGCCAGGCCTTCGCCGCCGTCACCGGAGGCAAGGCGCCGGACGGCGACATCTCCGCGCTCGGCTACGCTGATGATTCGAGCACGCTGACCGCCGCCGAAAGCAACGTCCTCGACAGCCTTTCGCAGCATCCCGGAGCAATCGTTCCGCCGTCGATGTCGGCAACGGCCGGCCTCGTCCTGCCGGCGGGCGCTGCCCAGAAGCCGAATGCAAGGCTCGACAGCGACCCGCTCACCCGCCTGACGCGCGTCGCCACCGTCGACGAGGCCTCCATCTACGACCAGCACGCCATGGCCTCCCTCGGCGACGAACGGAACTTTGTCCATCCGAACCAGCGCGACATGGCAGCCTTCCTCAAGAAGCCCGCTCTCGTCTTCGGCGCCGGCTTCACCGGCCAGCCCTATGGCGACCTGAAGATGGGGACCTTCGGCGGCGAGGCCGTGACCCGCATTCCCGTGCAGCATTTCGCGGGCGCGGAAGCCCGAGTGAAGCTCGCCAGCCGCTGAGCGAATCGCTTTCGATCCAAAGAAAAAGCCGCCGAGATCATCGGCGGCTTTTTTTGTGCTGCGCTCGGACAGGCACGACGGCGGCAATCACTCCGTCGGCGAACCGATCATGCCGAGGGCGGCCATGTAGAGCTCCAGGATGGTCTCCTGCTCTTCGCGCTCGGCCGGGTCCTTCTTGCGCAGGCTGATGACCTGCTTCAGGATCTTGGTATCGAACCCGTTGCCCTTGGCCTCGCCGTAGACG is part of the Hartmannibacter diazotrophicus genome and encodes:
- a CDS encoding DUF882 domain-containing protein; this translates as MKQYFSICRSVLGWAGKQAGNASAAHGETLRSSRGHQALSRKCLSLSVAAVLLLGLAGLAPARAADDNKVLSLYNTHTHESLRITFKRNGRYIPAALQELNRFLRDWRRNESRKMDPRLFDTVWEVYHLSGSTQPIHVVSGYRSLATNDALRSRSKAVAKHSQHTLGKAMDFYLPDVGVAKLRTIALRMQRGGIGYYPTSNHPFVHVDVGSVRHWPRMTRAQLATVFPDGKTVHIPSDGKPMQGYELALAELKRNAPSSAPLANQAQKKKSRGLLAFLFDSGEDDAEEISAASGESESDAAPAAKAPPGRDLRSAPTQQKIAPPAPVIAGPAPTPPAAPVLTAAETPRTGPVFVNTPQMAQASIPTPEAAPETPAPTVLAFAGGKPPQPRGKPPELLALMARAEEAPASPSAEQTVVAALDVTPRQRPELAPEAPATPELVVADASADTTPDREQVVLTMPSTPDPRAEARQAFAAVTGGKAPDGDISALGYADDSSTLTAAESNVLDSLSQHPGAIVPPSMSATAGLVLPAGAAQKPNARLDSDPLTRLTRVATVDEASIYDQHAMASLGDERNFVHPNQRDMAAFLKKPALVFGAGFTGQPYGDLKMGTFGGEAVTRIPVQHFAGAEARVKLASR
- a CDS encoding L,D-transpeptidase family protein, whose product is MNRLIISVSVATIAAVALAQPSAHAAPGAVMSPVALQTPIEPVTDPVPQDGVALAIDNYLTDLTADPAGTSRSLVKAVTEFYAARANAPVWTDQGRITDRGRSVIATIRDASEDGIDPRHFDLPTIPEDAAMPTSNWATAEIDVKLTVAVLDYAKRAMSGSVAPSQISDMITRRPPQVDPQEALTRLADATDPGAVLEAFNPPQDGFRRLRAKLAEVRQQDREATPVTVIPVGRSLHPGMRDARVALLRTRLGVPETQVDSDIYDSELEAAVRAFQQSKGLTADAVVGPNTLAVLNGEARDKESEIIANMEMWRWMPRDLGNDYIFVNVPNYEVSIRRNGKIVHEARVVVGTVKNQTPIFSDEMEYLVVNPYWNVPVSIATKEMLHQIQKNPAAYFARHGYEALYNGHVVDPSMIWWDQSTLSKVRIRQPPGEANALGHIKFMFPNAHAVYLHDTPSRSLFQKDFRAYSHGCVRVQDPFAFAQAILEDEPNVTLAQVKGLIGKGERRVDLDHHIPVHIAYFTAWVDDDGALQMRNDIYGHTARMKAALGL
- a CDS encoding DUF2312 domain-containing protein; amino-acid sequence: MSDTGGVAAGQLKAFVERIERLEEEKKAIADDIKDVYGEAKGNGFDTKILKQVISLRKKDPAEREEQETILELYMAALGMIGSPTE
- a CDS encoding M3 family oligoendopeptidase; the protein is MFIKRFSTAVHDHDTAAAGKALGDLPEWDLSALYPGMDSGGFKDDLARAGTMSKAFVEAHKGKLKSELDAGTLGATVAEYEAIQELLGRLMSYAGLVYAGDTTDPKRMKFYGDASEKATAAVTQLLFFELELNRIDAADIAAGVAKDAKLAHYKPWLDDIAKEKPYQLEDRVEELFVEKSVTGAGAWNRLFDETMSSLRFEVDGEDLAIEPTLHLLQNPDETKRKTAAEALGKTFRENLRIFTLVTNTLAKDKEISDRWHGFKDIADSRHLSNRVEREVVDALVEAVHKAYPRLSHRYYALKAKWLGKEKLAYWDRNAPLKTDATRQIGWDEARDTVLSAYGRFSPEMATIARRFFDENWIDAPTRPGKSPGAFAHPTVPSAHPYVLLNYQGHTRDVMTLAHELGHGVHQVLAAPNGALMAPTPLTLAETASVFGEMLTFRSLLDKAASPAEKRTLLTSKVEDMINTVVRQIAFYTFEREVHTERRNGELTADQLCDIWLKVQSESLGPAIEFGPGYETYWTYIPHFIHSPFYVYAYAFGDCLVNSLYGVYEKAEPGFQDKYFALLKAGGTKHHSELLKPFGLDATDPAFWQIGLGLIERMIGELEAMED
- a CDS encoding sigma-54-dependent transcriptional regulator codes for the protein MAGHILIVDDDPIQRRLLEEALRRFGYETASVDGGPSAIEYLTGSKGSDVDLMILDLVMPELDGMAVLERLPTINFSRPVIVQTARGGIDTVVGAMRAGAFDFIVKPANHERLQVAVQNALKVNALEGEIQRLKKATDGTLTFKNLVTRSPSMERVIRLGEKAAVSMIPILIEGESGVGKEMIARAIQGTSDRRKRPFITVNCGAIPENLVESTLFGHEKGAFTGAVDKHVGKFQEAHTGTLFLDEVGELPLDIQVKLLRAIQEGEIDPVGARRPSKVDIRLISATNRNMIELVKEGRFREDLYYRLNVFPIMIPPLRERRDDIPGLTRHFIARFAAEEGKRRVSGLSADALDLLMSYSWPGNIRQLENTIFRAVVLADGDTLTVDEFPQIAAQVGHISAMRRVEHPAVEPMAGFASPSSATPSPALDGQLPLDGMIGKPIAGSWRDQQPPADRHAGDAMESPMIGQAIANGSSNAAPFGYLRTLTDDGHIRTLEALEADMIRLAIEHYGGRMAEVARRLGIGRSTLYRKLREYGIDETDVATVAAE